A single region of the Anas platyrhynchos isolate ZD024472 breed Pekin duck chromosome 6, IASCAAS_PekinDuck_T2T, whole genome shotgun sequence genome encodes:
- the AFAP1L2 gene encoding actin filament-associated protein 1-like 2 isoform X4 has protein sequence MPGTTKCSITAKSRDPSPRRAQRWDVQAQTVLPQRVVPLPPVNAAPPVPSAGPSRSLLHKAPACCNTEDGEAVSSSYESYDEEESSKGKSATHQWPSTEATIELMKDARICAFLWRKKWLGQWAKQLCVIKDTRLLCYKSSKDHNPQLDVNLLGCTVIHKEKQVRKKEHKLKIIPMNADVIVLGLQSKDQAEQWLRVIQETSGLQCEGGSEGNQYIPDSQRLTYPKVELSERYSAASESGSSTEGHPETAETTKDVKKKGTTGLKLSNLMNLGRKKSSSMDSPERSLETSSYLNVFVNSQWKSRWCQIKDGHLHFYQDKNRSKLAQQPLSLAGCEIIPDPSPDHLYSFRILHNGEERLILEAKSSEEMGHWLGLLLSESGSKTDPEEFTYDYVDADRVSCIVSAAKNSFFLMQRKYSEPNAYIDNLPRGRMPQEELYDDVELPDVPEGEVHKSESKLEGDQDRVYLDLTPVKSFLHCAGKKSCQTSPLGSPPLERAGTKAAPDSADETTPVAKDAAEPSGKAMETSEQKQPEKPEPEELPPQTPPIKAQAQQQNVTFPQMAPEPPAGSAAVVGSPQLAPAHRPKLPLPVAAVETKLGKNRTEAEVKRFTEEKERLEKEKEEIRAQLTQLRKERRELKEMLVGCTDKSLEQKLKEIEEECKKKESRRVDVELNLVEVKENLKKAESGPVTLGTTVDTTHLENAAPRTQTKTASPGNSAESSPVNSATALKNRPLSVMVTGKGTVLQKAKEWEKKGAS, from the exons ATGCCAGGCACCACCAAGTGCAGCATCACAGCAAAAAGCAGAGATCCAAGCCCGAGAAGGGCGCAGAGATGGGATGTGCAAGCCCAGACAGTGCTGCCACAGCGTGTGGTGCCTTTACCACCCGTGAACGCGGCACCACCCGTGCCCTCTGCAGGCCCCAGCAGGTCCCTTCTGCACAAAGCGCCTGCGTGCTGCAACACAG aaGATGGTGAAGCCGTCAGCAGCTCCTATGAATCTTACGATGAAGAAGAGAGCAGCAAAGGCAAGTCAGCAACCCACCAGTGGCCATCCACAGAGGCCACCATCGAGCTGATGAAGGATGCCCGTATCTGTGCATTCCTATGGAGGAAGAAGTGGCTGGGGCAGTGGGCGAAACAGCTGTGTGTCATCAAGGACACCAGGCTGCTG TGCTACAAGAGCTCCAAAGACCACAACCCTCAGCTGGATGTGAACTTGCTGGGCTGCACCGTCATtcacaaggaaaagcaagtgAGGAAGAAAGAGCACAAGCTGAAGATCATCCCCATGAACGCTGATGTCAtcgtgctggggctgcagagtAAAGACCAGGCAGAGCAGTGGCTCAGG GTAATCCAGGAGACCAGCGGTCTGCAGTGCGAAGGAGGCAGTGAAGGCAACCAGTACATCCCAGACTCACAGCGCCTCACTTACCCAAAG GTGGAGCTCTCTGAGAGGTACTCTGCAGCCTCAGAGAGTGGGAGCAGCACAGAGGGGCACCCAGAGACAGCTGAGACGACAAAAGATG TTAAGAAGAAAGGCACAACAGGCCTAAAACTAAGCAACCTGATGAAccttgggaggaaaaaatccaGCTCCATGGATAGCCCAGAGCGATCCCTGGAGACCTCAA GTTACCTGAACGTGTTTGTGAACAGCCAGTGGAAGTCCCGCTGGTGTCAGATAAAAGATGGTCACCTCCATTTCTACCAGGACAAGAACCGAAGCAAACTGGCTCAGCAGCCCCTGAGTTTGGCGGGTTGTGAAATTATCCCGGATCCAAGCCCTGATCATCTCTACTCCTTCCGCATCCTGCACAATGGAGAGGAACGGCTCATTCTGGAG GCGAAGTCCTCGGAGGAAATGGGCCACTGGCTGGGCCTCCTCTTATCCGAGTCAGGCTCAAAAACAGACCCGGAGGAATTTACCTATGATTACGTGGATGCTGACAGAGTCTCCTGCATCGTGAGCGCTGCGAAGAACTCCTTCTT CCTAatgcagagaaaatactccGAGCCCAACGCCTACATCGACAACCTGCCCAGGGGGAGGATGCCGCAGGAGGAGCTCTACGACGATGTGGAGCTGCCCGATGTGCCAGAG GGAGAAGTACACAAGAGTGAGAGCAAACTGGAGGGGGACCAAGACAGGGTGTACCTGGATCTCACCCCGGTGAAGTCCTTCCTGCACTGCGCTGGCAAGAAGTCGTGCCAGACCTCACCCCTCGGTTCACCACCTCTAGAGAGGGCTGGCACCAAGGCTGCTCCTGACAGCGCGGATGAGACAACCCCGGTGGCTAAGGACGCTGCTGAGCCCAGTGGAAAGGCGATGGAGACCTCAGAGCAG AAACAGCCTGAGAAGCCGGAGCCCGAAGAGCTGCCGCCCCAGACGCCCCCCATCAAAGCCCAGGCGCAGCAGCAGAACGTCACCTTTCCGCAGATGGCCCCTGAGCCACCCGCGGGCTCTGCAGCAGTGGTGGGCAGTCCCCAGCTGGCACCTGCACACCGGCCGAAGTTGCCCCTGCCTG TAGCAGCAGTGGAGACCAAGCTGGGCAAGAACAGGACAGAGGCTGAGGTGAAGCGGTTTACGGAGGAGAAGGAGcggctggagaaggagaaggaggaaatcCGAGCTCAGCTCACCCAGCTGCGCAAGGAGAGGCGGGAGCTGAAGGAGATGCTCGTGGGATGCACAG ACAAGAGCCTGGAGCAGAAGCTGAAGGAGATAGAAGAAGAGTGCAAGAAAAAGGAGAGCCGAAGGGTGGATGTGGAGCTGAACCTGGTGGAGGTGAAGGAGAACCTGAAGAAGGCAGAGTCTGGCCCCGTGACGCTGGGCACCACAGTGGACACCACGCACCTGGAGAACGCAGCACCCCGG ACTCAAACAAAAACTGCCAGTCCAGGAAACAGCGCAGAGAGCTCACCAGTCAACTCAGCAACGGCTTTGAAAAACAGGCCTTTGTCCGTCATGGTGACAGGGAAGGGGACAGTCCTACAGAAAGCTAAG GAATGGGAGAAGAAGGGCGCTAGTTAG
- the AFAP1L2 gene encoding actin filament-associated protein 1-like 2 isoform X3 gives MNKVTVNKQQGDQEKQDKALDGRTSLTNGDLGLHSSPPQKSLPELPPPKIPETKQPLVPKIESPEGYYEEAEPYDVSLNEDGEAVSSSYESYDEEESSKGKSATHQWPSTEATIELMKDARICAFLWRKKWLGQWAKQLCVIKDTRLLCYKSSKDHNPQLDVNLLGCTVIHKEKQVRKKEHKLKIIPMNADVIVLGLQSKDQAEQWLRVIQETSGLQCEGGSEGNQYIPDSQRLTYPKVELSERYSAASESGSSTEGHPETAETTKDVKKKGTTGLKLSNLMNLGRKKSSSMDSPERSLETSSYLNVFVNSQWKSRWCQIKDGHLHFYQDKNRSKLAQQPLSLAGCEIIPDPSPDHLYSFRILHNGEERLILEAKSSEEMGHWLGLLLSESGSKTDPEEFTYDYVDADRVSCIVSAAKNSFFLMQRKYSEPNAYIDNLPRGRMPQEELYDDVELPDVPEGEVHKSESKLEGDQDRVYLDLTPVKSFLHCAGKKSCQTSPLGSPPLERAGTKAAPDSADETTPVAKDAAEPSGKAMETSEQKQPEKPEPEELPPQTPPIKAQAQQQNVTFPQMAPEPPAGSAAVVGSPQLAPAHRPKLPLPAAVETKLGKNRTEAEVKRFTEEKERLEKEKEEIRAQLTQLRKERRELKEMLVGCTDKSLEQKLKEIEEECKKKESRRVDVELNLVEVKENLKKAESGPVTLGTTVDTTHLENAAPRTQTKTASPGNSAESSPVNSATALKNRPLSVMVTGKGTVLQKAKEWEKKGAS, from the exons ATGAACAAAGTGACTGTCAACAAACAGCAGGGTGACCAGGAGAAACAAGACAAAG CACTGGATGGGAGAACCTCCTTGACCAATGGAGACCTGGGACTGCATTCATCCCCTCCTCAGAAGAGCCTGCCGGAGCTGCCCCCTCCGAAG AttcctgaaacaaaacaaccttTGGTCCCCAAGATCGAATCCCCAGAAGGATATTATGAAGAGGCTGAGCCATATGATGTCTCTCTAAACG aaGATGGTGAAGCCGTCAGCAGCTCCTATGAATCTTACGATGAAGAAGAGAGCAGCAAAGGCAAGTCAGCAACCCACCAGTGGCCATCCACAGAGGCCACCATCGAGCTGATGAAGGATGCCCGTATCTGTGCATTCCTATGGAGGAAGAAGTGGCTGGGGCAGTGGGCGAAACAGCTGTGTGTCATCAAGGACACCAGGCTGCTG TGCTACAAGAGCTCCAAAGACCACAACCCTCAGCTGGATGTGAACTTGCTGGGCTGCACCGTCATtcacaaggaaaagcaagtgAGGAAGAAAGAGCACAAGCTGAAGATCATCCCCATGAACGCTGATGTCAtcgtgctggggctgcagagtAAAGACCAGGCAGAGCAGTGGCTCAGG GTAATCCAGGAGACCAGCGGTCTGCAGTGCGAAGGAGGCAGTGAAGGCAACCAGTACATCCCAGACTCACAGCGCCTCACTTACCCAAAG GTGGAGCTCTCTGAGAGGTACTCTGCAGCCTCAGAGAGTGGGAGCAGCACAGAGGGGCACCCAGAGACAGCTGAGACGACAAAAGATG TTAAGAAGAAAGGCACAACAGGCCTAAAACTAAGCAACCTGATGAAccttgggaggaaaaaatccaGCTCCATGGATAGCCCAGAGCGATCCCTGGAGACCTCAA GTTACCTGAACGTGTTTGTGAACAGCCAGTGGAAGTCCCGCTGGTGTCAGATAAAAGATGGTCACCTCCATTTCTACCAGGACAAGAACCGAAGCAAACTGGCTCAGCAGCCCCTGAGTTTGGCGGGTTGTGAAATTATCCCGGATCCAAGCCCTGATCATCTCTACTCCTTCCGCATCCTGCACAATGGAGAGGAACGGCTCATTCTGGAG GCGAAGTCCTCGGAGGAAATGGGCCACTGGCTGGGCCTCCTCTTATCCGAGTCAGGCTCAAAAACAGACCCGGAGGAATTTACCTATGATTACGTGGATGCTGACAGAGTCTCCTGCATCGTGAGCGCTGCGAAGAACTCCTTCTT CCTAatgcagagaaaatactccGAGCCCAACGCCTACATCGACAACCTGCCCAGGGGGAGGATGCCGCAGGAGGAGCTCTACGACGATGTGGAGCTGCCCGATGTGCCAGAG GGAGAAGTACACAAGAGTGAGAGCAAACTGGAGGGGGACCAAGACAGGGTGTACCTGGATCTCACCCCGGTGAAGTCCTTCCTGCACTGCGCTGGCAAGAAGTCGTGCCAGACCTCACCCCTCGGTTCACCACCTCTAGAGAGGGCTGGCACCAAGGCTGCTCCTGACAGCGCGGATGAGACAACCCCGGTGGCTAAGGACGCTGCTGAGCCCAGTGGAAAGGCGATGGAGACCTCAGAGCAG AAACAGCCTGAGAAGCCGGAGCCCGAAGAGCTGCCGCCCCAGACGCCCCCCATCAAAGCCCAGGCGCAGCAGCAGAACGTCACCTTTCCGCAGATGGCCCCTGAGCCACCCGCGGGCTCTGCAGCAGTGGTGGGCAGTCCCCAGCTGGCACCTGCACACCGGCCGAAGTTGCCCCTGCCTG CAGCAGTGGAGACCAAGCTGGGCAAGAACAGGACAGAGGCTGAGGTGAAGCGGTTTACGGAGGAGAAGGAGcggctggagaaggagaaggaggaaatcCGAGCTCAGCTCACCCAGCTGCGCAAGGAGAGGCGGGAGCTGAAGGAGATGCTCGTGGGATGCACAG ACAAGAGCCTGGAGCAGAAGCTGAAGGAGATAGAAGAAGAGTGCAAGAAAAAGGAGAGCCGAAGGGTGGATGTGGAGCTGAACCTGGTGGAGGTGAAGGAGAACCTGAAGAAGGCAGAGTCTGGCCCCGTGACGCTGGGCACCACAGTGGACACCACGCACCTGGAGAACGCAGCACCCCGG ACTCAAACAAAAACTGCCAGTCCAGGAAACAGCGCAGAGAGCTCACCAGTCAACTCAGCAACGGCTTTGAAAAACAGGCCTTTGTCCGTCATGGTGACAGGGAAGGGGACAGTCCTACAGAAAGCTAAG GAATGGGAGAAGAAGGGCGCTAGTTAG
- the AFAP1L2 gene encoding actin filament-associated protein 1-like 2 isoform X2, whose amino-acid sequence MNKVTVNKQQGDQEKQDKALDGRTSLTNGDLGLHSSPPQKSLPELPPPKIPETKQPLVPKIESPEGYYEEAEPYDVSLNDGEAVSSSYESYDEEESSKGKSATHQWPSTEATIELMKDARICAFLWRKKWLGQWAKQLCVIKDTRLLCYKSSKDHNPQLDVNLLGCTVIHKEKQVRKKEHKLKIIPMNADVIVLGLQSKDQAEQWLRVIQETSGLQCEGGSEGNQYIPDSQRLTYPKVELSERYSAASESGSSTEGHPETAETTKDVKKKGTTGLKLSNLMNLGRKKSSSMDSPERSLETSSYLNVFVNSQWKSRWCQIKDGHLHFYQDKNRSKLAQQPLSLAGCEIIPDPSPDHLYSFRILHNGEERLILEAKSSEEMGHWLGLLLSESGSKTDPEEFTYDYVDADRVSCIVSAAKNSFFLMQRKYSEPNAYIDNLPRGRMPQEELYDDVELPDVPEGEVHKSESKLEGDQDRVYLDLTPVKSFLHCAGKKSCQTSPLGSPPLERAGTKAAPDSADETTPVAKDAAEPSGKAMETSEQKQPEKPEPEELPPQTPPIKAQAQQQNVTFPQMAPEPPAGSAAVVGSPQLAPAHRPKLPLPVAAVETKLGKNRTEAEVKRFTEEKERLEKEKEEIRAQLTQLRKERRELKEMLVGCTDKSLEQKLKEIEEECKKKESRRVDVELNLVEVKENLKKAESGPVTLGTTVDTTHLENAAPRTQTKTASPGNSAESSPVNSATALKNRPLSVMVTGKGTVLQKAKEWEKKGAS is encoded by the exons ATGAACAAAGTGACTGTCAACAAACAGCAGGGTGACCAGGAGAAACAAGACAAAG CACTGGATGGGAGAACCTCCTTGACCAATGGAGACCTGGGACTGCATTCATCCCCTCCTCAGAAGAGCCTGCCGGAGCTGCCCCCTCCGAAG AttcctgaaacaaaacaaccttTGGTCCCCAAGATCGAATCCCCAGAAGGATATTATGAAGAGGCTGAGCCATATGATGTCTCTCTAAACG ATGGTGAAGCCGTCAGCAGCTCCTATGAATCTTACGATGAAGAAGAGAGCAGCAAAGGCAAGTCAGCAACCCACCAGTGGCCATCCACAGAGGCCACCATCGAGCTGATGAAGGATGCCCGTATCTGTGCATTCCTATGGAGGAAGAAGTGGCTGGGGCAGTGGGCGAAACAGCTGTGTGTCATCAAGGACACCAGGCTGCTG TGCTACAAGAGCTCCAAAGACCACAACCCTCAGCTGGATGTGAACTTGCTGGGCTGCACCGTCATtcacaaggaaaagcaagtgAGGAAGAAAGAGCACAAGCTGAAGATCATCCCCATGAACGCTGATGTCAtcgtgctggggctgcagagtAAAGACCAGGCAGAGCAGTGGCTCAGG GTAATCCAGGAGACCAGCGGTCTGCAGTGCGAAGGAGGCAGTGAAGGCAACCAGTACATCCCAGACTCACAGCGCCTCACTTACCCAAAG GTGGAGCTCTCTGAGAGGTACTCTGCAGCCTCAGAGAGTGGGAGCAGCACAGAGGGGCACCCAGAGACAGCTGAGACGACAAAAGATG TTAAGAAGAAAGGCACAACAGGCCTAAAACTAAGCAACCTGATGAAccttgggaggaaaaaatccaGCTCCATGGATAGCCCAGAGCGATCCCTGGAGACCTCAA GTTACCTGAACGTGTTTGTGAACAGCCAGTGGAAGTCCCGCTGGTGTCAGATAAAAGATGGTCACCTCCATTTCTACCAGGACAAGAACCGAAGCAAACTGGCTCAGCAGCCCCTGAGTTTGGCGGGTTGTGAAATTATCCCGGATCCAAGCCCTGATCATCTCTACTCCTTCCGCATCCTGCACAATGGAGAGGAACGGCTCATTCTGGAG GCGAAGTCCTCGGAGGAAATGGGCCACTGGCTGGGCCTCCTCTTATCCGAGTCAGGCTCAAAAACAGACCCGGAGGAATTTACCTATGATTACGTGGATGCTGACAGAGTCTCCTGCATCGTGAGCGCTGCGAAGAACTCCTTCTT CCTAatgcagagaaaatactccGAGCCCAACGCCTACATCGACAACCTGCCCAGGGGGAGGATGCCGCAGGAGGAGCTCTACGACGATGTGGAGCTGCCCGATGTGCCAGAG GGAGAAGTACACAAGAGTGAGAGCAAACTGGAGGGGGACCAAGACAGGGTGTACCTGGATCTCACCCCGGTGAAGTCCTTCCTGCACTGCGCTGGCAAGAAGTCGTGCCAGACCTCACCCCTCGGTTCACCACCTCTAGAGAGGGCTGGCACCAAGGCTGCTCCTGACAGCGCGGATGAGACAACCCCGGTGGCTAAGGACGCTGCTGAGCCCAGTGGAAAGGCGATGGAGACCTCAGAGCAG AAACAGCCTGAGAAGCCGGAGCCCGAAGAGCTGCCGCCCCAGACGCCCCCCATCAAAGCCCAGGCGCAGCAGCAGAACGTCACCTTTCCGCAGATGGCCCCTGAGCCACCCGCGGGCTCTGCAGCAGTGGTGGGCAGTCCCCAGCTGGCACCTGCACACCGGCCGAAGTTGCCCCTGCCTG TAGCAGCAGTGGAGACCAAGCTGGGCAAGAACAGGACAGAGGCTGAGGTGAAGCGGTTTACGGAGGAGAAGGAGcggctggagaaggagaaggaggaaatcCGAGCTCAGCTCACCCAGCTGCGCAAGGAGAGGCGGGAGCTGAAGGAGATGCTCGTGGGATGCACAG ACAAGAGCCTGGAGCAGAAGCTGAAGGAGATAGAAGAAGAGTGCAAGAAAAAGGAGAGCCGAAGGGTGGATGTGGAGCTGAACCTGGTGGAGGTGAAGGAGAACCTGAAGAAGGCAGAGTCTGGCCCCGTGACGCTGGGCACCACAGTGGACACCACGCACCTGGAGAACGCAGCACCCCGG ACTCAAACAAAAACTGCCAGTCCAGGAAACAGCGCAGAGAGCTCACCAGTCAACTCAGCAACGGCTTTGAAAAACAGGCCTTTGTCCGTCATGGTGACAGGGAAGGGGACAGTCCTACAGAAAGCTAAG GAATGGGAGAAGAAGGGCGCTAGTTAG
- the AFAP1L2 gene encoding actin filament-associated protein 1-like 2 isoform X1, whose product MEKCRALEQLLNELEDFLRILDKENLSSTALVKKSFLSDLLRVYTKTSGGDEEYIYMNKVTVNKQQGDQEKQDKALDGRTSLTNGDLGLHSSPPQKSLPELPPPKIPETKQPLVPKIESPEGYYEEAEPYDVSLNEDGEAVSSSYESYDEEESSKGKSATHQWPSTEATIELMKDARICAFLWRKKWLGQWAKQLCVIKDTRLLCYKSSKDHNPQLDVNLLGCTVIHKEKQVRKKEHKLKIIPMNADVIVLGLQSKDQAEQWLRVIQETSGLQCEGGSEGNQYIPDSQRLTYPKVELSERYSAASESGSSTEGHPETAETTKDVKKKGTTGLKLSNLMNLGRKKSSSMDSPERSLETSSYLNVFVNSQWKSRWCQIKDGHLHFYQDKNRSKLAQQPLSLAGCEIIPDPSPDHLYSFRILHNGEERLILEAKSSEEMGHWLGLLLSESGSKTDPEEFTYDYVDADRVSCIVSAAKNSFFLMQRKYSEPNAYIDNLPRGRMPQEELYDDVELPDVPEGEVHKSESKLEGDQDRVYLDLTPVKSFLHCAGKKSCQTSPLGSPPLERAGTKAAPDSADETTPVAKDAAEPSGKAMETSEQKQPEKPEPEELPPQTPPIKAQAQQQNVTFPQMAPEPPAGSAAVVGSPQLAPAHRPKLPLPVAAVETKLGKNRTEAEVKRFTEEKERLEKEKEEIRAQLTQLRKERRELKEMLVGCTDKSLEQKLKEIEEECKKKESRRVDVELNLVEVKENLKKAESGPVTLGTTVDTTHLENAAPRTQTKTASPGNSAESSPVNSATALKNRPLSVMVTGKGTVLQKAKEWEKKGAS is encoded by the exons CTCTCGAGCAGCTGCTCAATGAACTGGAAGATTTTCTGAGGATCCTGGACAAGGAGAACTTGAGCAGCACCGCTCTTGTGAAGAAGAGCTTCCTCTCCGACCTGCTGCGGGTGTACACCAAGACCAGCG GTGGCGATGAAGAATATATTTACATGAACAAAGTGACTGTCAACAAACAGCAGGGTGACCAGGAGAAACAAGACAAAG CACTGGATGGGAGAACCTCCTTGACCAATGGAGACCTGGGACTGCATTCATCCCCTCCTCAGAAGAGCCTGCCGGAGCTGCCCCCTCCGAAG AttcctgaaacaaaacaaccttTGGTCCCCAAGATCGAATCCCCAGAAGGATATTATGAAGAGGCTGAGCCATATGATGTCTCTCTAAACG aaGATGGTGAAGCCGTCAGCAGCTCCTATGAATCTTACGATGAAGAAGAGAGCAGCAAAGGCAAGTCAGCAACCCACCAGTGGCCATCCACAGAGGCCACCATCGAGCTGATGAAGGATGCCCGTATCTGTGCATTCCTATGGAGGAAGAAGTGGCTGGGGCAGTGGGCGAAACAGCTGTGTGTCATCAAGGACACCAGGCTGCTG TGCTACAAGAGCTCCAAAGACCACAACCCTCAGCTGGATGTGAACTTGCTGGGCTGCACCGTCATtcacaaggaaaagcaagtgAGGAAGAAAGAGCACAAGCTGAAGATCATCCCCATGAACGCTGATGTCAtcgtgctggggctgcagagtAAAGACCAGGCAGAGCAGTGGCTCAGG GTAATCCAGGAGACCAGCGGTCTGCAGTGCGAAGGAGGCAGTGAAGGCAACCAGTACATCCCAGACTCACAGCGCCTCACTTACCCAAAG GTGGAGCTCTCTGAGAGGTACTCTGCAGCCTCAGAGAGTGGGAGCAGCACAGAGGGGCACCCAGAGACAGCTGAGACGACAAAAGATG TTAAGAAGAAAGGCACAACAGGCCTAAAACTAAGCAACCTGATGAAccttgggaggaaaaaatccaGCTCCATGGATAGCCCAGAGCGATCCCTGGAGACCTCAA GTTACCTGAACGTGTTTGTGAACAGCCAGTGGAAGTCCCGCTGGTGTCAGATAAAAGATGGTCACCTCCATTTCTACCAGGACAAGAACCGAAGCAAACTGGCTCAGCAGCCCCTGAGTTTGGCGGGTTGTGAAATTATCCCGGATCCAAGCCCTGATCATCTCTACTCCTTCCGCATCCTGCACAATGGAGAGGAACGGCTCATTCTGGAG GCGAAGTCCTCGGAGGAAATGGGCCACTGGCTGGGCCTCCTCTTATCCGAGTCAGGCTCAAAAACAGACCCGGAGGAATTTACCTATGATTACGTGGATGCTGACAGAGTCTCCTGCATCGTGAGCGCTGCGAAGAACTCCTTCTT CCTAatgcagagaaaatactccGAGCCCAACGCCTACATCGACAACCTGCCCAGGGGGAGGATGCCGCAGGAGGAGCTCTACGACGATGTGGAGCTGCCCGATGTGCCAGAG GGAGAAGTACACAAGAGTGAGAGCAAACTGGAGGGGGACCAAGACAGGGTGTACCTGGATCTCACCCCGGTGAAGTCCTTCCTGCACTGCGCTGGCAAGAAGTCGTGCCAGACCTCACCCCTCGGTTCACCACCTCTAGAGAGGGCTGGCACCAAGGCTGCTCCTGACAGCGCGGATGAGACAACCCCGGTGGCTAAGGACGCTGCTGAGCCCAGTGGAAAGGCGATGGAGACCTCAGAGCAG AAACAGCCTGAGAAGCCGGAGCCCGAAGAGCTGCCGCCCCAGACGCCCCCCATCAAAGCCCAGGCGCAGCAGCAGAACGTCACCTTTCCGCAGATGGCCCCTGAGCCACCCGCGGGCTCTGCAGCAGTGGTGGGCAGTCCCCAGCTGGCACCTGCACACCGGCCGAAGTTGCCCCTGCCTG TAGCAGCAGTGGAGACCAAGCTGGGCAAGAACAGGACAGAGGCTGAGGTGAAGCGGTTTACGGAGGAGAAGGAGcggctggagaaggagaaggaggaaatcCGAGCTCAGCTCACCCAGCTGCGCAAGGAGAGGCGGGAGCTGAAGGAGATGCTCGTGGGATGCACAG ACAAGAGCCTGGAGCAGAAGCTGAAGGAGATAGAAGAAGAGTGCAAGAAAAAGGAGAGCCGAAGGGTGGATGTGGAGCTGAACCTGGTGGAGGTGAAGGAGAACCTGAAGAAGGCAGAGTCTGGCCCCGTGACGCTGGGCACCACAGTGGACACCACGCACCTGGAGAACGCAGCACCCCGG ACTCAAACAAAAACTGCCAGTCCAGGAAACAGCGCAGAGAGCTCACCAGTCAACTCAGCAACGGCTTTGAAAAACAGGCCTTTGTCCGTCATGGTGACAGGGAAGGGGACAGTCCTACAGAAAGCTAAG GAATGGGAGAAGAAGGGCGCTAGTTAG